TTTTAATGTTCTTGCATGTAAttcatctaattttaaaaaaatactaaacgatatgttcaataaattgttGCGGGAAGAGACAGATTTTACACAGAAAGGTTCTGGATGGACGCTTAAGGTAATAGAAACATTACAGTTGAGAATCAATATAGTGAATCCTCTTAAAGGAGGAACATATATTGATTTACCTAAGCATATTAAAGATAAAAGAGcgattattaatgtgaaaaatagtgataataaatgttttaaatatgcattattatccAAGTTTGATAATCGctctaataaaactaattttcatgaaaaatattttaagatgttagagttaaaaagtagtttaaattttaaatgtgttgaTTTTCCAACACCAATCAGTCAGATACCTAAATTTGaacgtataaacaatatttcaataaatatttatagtttgaatgacaaaaaaactatttttcccttgtatgtatgtaataccgAAAGAAATGATCATTTTGacctatttttgtataataatgatgaaacatcGCATTATTgctatattcataatttttcaagattaatcaGAAGTCAGAAAACGAAAAATTGTTCGAAGCTAATTATTTGTAAGAGATGTTTCACAACTTTTGGTACTCAACCGTGCAAAAGTAAGCTTTGGGGTGTAGAAGGATTAAATGAACATCGACGCAATTGTGGAAAGAATCCGTTGGGGAGGCCTATAATGTTTGAAGAGGGGGATGATGATTTCATCTATTTCAAAGGTTATAAAAAAACGCAGAGGATTCCATTTGTCATTTATGCAGATTTTGAATGTATATTAACTCCTAAACAAcctaataaattcattaatagacgtaaaaaacaaaaaaatcagaaaactcatgttacacatttacatgaaattatgagctatgggttttatgtaaaagttgactatagtattatatcgaAAGAGCTGGTAAAACAGTTTGAAATTCCGacgaaagtaattatttatagaggtaAGAAAGctgcaaaaaaatttatgaaaaatatgatcGATATtggaaatgaaattaataaaatttatcaaattaatacacCGATGGACAAATTAACTGATAAAGAGGAACAACGTTTTCAAAGAACCAAGTTCtgtcaaaaatgttcaaaacattttaaaaacaataatttggttAAAGTTCGAGATCACTGTCATTTTACTGGCAAATATAGGCAATGTCTCTGTCTTCAATGTAATTTCGAAATAACTAGTCCATCGTTCGTTCCAATAttctttcataatttatctTATGATAGTCACTTCATAATTCGGGAACTAGGTTGCGATGATaaagatattcatattattcctaattcatcggaaaaatatatatcctttAGCAAGGAAATCGCACCTagatttagtattaaatttgtCGATACATTCCGTTTTATGAGTGAGTCGCTAAGTAAACTTGCAGCCAATTTATCTGAAGATAAGTTGAGGTTTAGAGAAaccctaaaaatattttcaatcaaatcaTTAGATTTAGTTACACGGAAAGGAGTCTTCCCTTACGAATATGTCGATAGTTGGAGTAAATTAGACAATGCTTTTTTACCATCAAAGCTTGAATTTTATAACTCGTTAACAGATGAACAAATTAGTGATGAAGATTATAGACATGCAAAAAATGTATGGAATACATTTGACGTAAAGACTTTGGGTGAATATagcgatctttatttaaaaactgatgttaCCATACTAGCTGACGTGTTCGAAAATTTTAGAGACATATGTTTATCTACTCTCAGAATAGATCCTGCTCATTATATGACTGCCCCTGGATTTGCTTTTGATTGTATGCTTAAGTATACAAAGGTTAAATTAGAGAGGTTAaaggattataatatgttactctaCTTCGAAAAATCAATCCGAGGCGGTATTTGTCAATCAACTAAAAGATATGCTAAAGCAAACATACCAAATATTGAAGGATTGGACTATAATTCGAATGAACCGATTACTTGGATTACATATCTCGACTGTGTAAATTTATATGGAAAGTCTATGTTGACAGAACTaccttttaaagattttgaatggGTTGATGATCTCGACATAGATGTAACTAAAATTTCTGAAGATTCTGAAGTAGGATATATATTAGAAGTTGATATCGAGTACCCTAAACATTTACATAAAACCCATAATGATTTTCCGTTTTTACCGTTTAACGAATGCCCACCGAATTCGAAAGTTGAGAAATTGTTAACTACTCTATcaccgaaaaaaaactatattgtacattacaaaaatttaaaacaagcgaTTTCTCACGGtcttaaattagtaaaaattcatCGAGCTATCCgcttttcacaaaaaaaatggaTGGCATCATACATTGAGTTCTGTACAAAAATGAGAGCAGAAGCAAAaaatgagtttgaaaaaaatttctggAAGTTGTTAATTAATAGCGTTTTTGGTAAATGTATGGAGAATGTCCGAGCAAGAACTTCTATAAAACTGGTttcatcagaaaaaaaagcgAATAAACTAATgacaaaaactagttttaaagacAGAACTATATACTCTAAAAATCTCATGGCTATTCACCAACATAAGGAAACTATTAAATTCGATAAGGCAATTTATGTGGGATTTGCAATTTTAGACGTttcgaaaacatttatgtaCGATTTTCACTATAATGTCATGAAGAAAAGGTATGGTACTAAAATTAGTTCTTTATATTCGGATACTGATTCCTTGATATACGCTATTCAAACTACaaattttttcaatgatttaaaaaatgatttattaccatattttgaTACATCTAACTATCCCAAAGACCATTATTGTTTTAGCGAATTACATAAAAGTCAGCCAGGCTTTTTCAAGGATGAATTGAAAGGAATTATActtaaagaattcgtttcattaaGACCGAAATTATATGCGTACAAAACTGTAGACGGTACTGAGGAAAAAAAAGCAATAGgcgtaaagaaatatattattaaaaaacatatgcaattcgaaaattataaggatatacTACACGcttttataaaccatttatCTGTTAAAGATAAATTAACTCACAGGGTCATGAATTTTATCCAATCAAACAAACATGTTGTTCAATCGAAAACAATGAACAAACTTGTTCTAAGCGCTAATGACGATAAACGTTATATAAATGACGACGGGATAAATACTTTGGCTTATGGTCACTACAAactagataaattatataattaaagaaaaaaaagacttGATAAATCTCCAATCGGTATAAACAGAAAGCGCTATCAAACGGTAgtgaagtaaatttttttttttttttgtttttaaaaaaattacaaactgaaaacaaataattatttcaacttttttctggcatttattataaaagtattacatgttatacataaaaaattattatttaaaaatatctgatgatgttatccacgaattttgacttgaatcaaaacccaaccatttaacaaacattttattcccaacttttttCACAATACGTTAAATAAGAAAGGTGTTTggaaaattagttaatttaatttcctgttcataaaaaccacctaagattatattgtttgattcatcctttagttgataagttactggatttgtctgtaaaacttttgaaactgtaaatatttccgttgtccaattCGGGGTATATCCTttactaaatatatgtttatacttagatattcgtactttatcgctaactttaaattttggtttatacaatgtttgtaaatttttatatgtactaaatttaattctgtttgtaTCCATTCGAGCTTCATTAGGTGTGCATTTGATTgttctatgttttgtattattatagttatttataatttttgatattgtattataccaatTCCATGTACCTGTTGCAgtgaaatgtttatatatattatttttaagtgtttgtATCACACGTTCtgcgattgaacatttaataacactgtatgaactgtaatgtttaattttatattttttcattaaatcttgaaattgagtattataaaattctgtaccattatctgtctgtaaaaatttcggattagcttttttcaatatattaaccattccttttgtacattcttttgctgatttatttttcagcggttccacaaatacatatttgctatatgtatctataacaactaatataaatttaaaaccgtaattttttttagaatgagattgcatatccattaaatcagcttgccataggtcgtcaataaaccgtgtaaccacactacgtctaggaaatatttttctcgctggTCGATGTAGCTCATTAGCTATACCCTCTAAGGTCGtcattatgctataatatttctctcacgcagttcttctaaaatagatatgATTTCGTTATTAACACCAGTATTACCAACACTTTGCGATGATGTCAAAAGATTTAATCTAGTTACTAGCTCATTCGgatcgtcataataaactaattgggTTTGAGGTAAgacatctttatataaaccactacctgtcttaggatcaggtgatgaagtaaaattaatcatatctgtAGACATACGATCTGAAGGTGAAAAACTGCTTGctgattgattaaaatcaaatggatcattttcttgtgttatttttctacgtttagcGTTTAATAAGCCAAAAGGACTAGAaggtaaagtattgttaaatgattttaagttaattcgtggagttgtattctcattaattttatctatttcttcATTAAACTGTTTTTCCTCCATTTTCATTCGATCATACAACGGTTTTACAACAGTCACCCATTTATGATACCTTGAGGTTCTAGGTTTTCCATCTGCTTTTAAATGGactccagaagttttcaaaatattgtaataagattctatatcttctatagttgttttttttggttccttctcaCATTATAAAGACCATAAACCTGgtgtgaatttataatatttattaagcagcAGTAATTTACCGTGACTAAAAGTTACAGaatgttttcctattttatatgaatcactatttttatcataatgcataccataggatttatcataacgtattgatttaggacggttatttaaaaaattttcaaatggtgaatttatttcgttatcatcatcatcttcactagtgcatgaggtttctgatttattttctagTACAGTTGACTGTGtgttacatatttcattttgttttgcatgtgtactcaatggttcaattattggtttaaatgcctcacggaaatagttttcagaatctataacaccacgtttcatttccattatttttcgtttaatatttttttttgatgttattaaattttccaataaaactttttgtttgttcattgtaaataataaaagtactatACCTGTATCGTATGACTGTCGATAACACTATGTAGATAATAACTGTgtgacggtatatttatataggtataaatatataaaattattttattttaatgaacgtatgaaacccacatctatacc
This genomic window from Metopolophium dirhodum isolate CAU chromosome 1, ASM1992520v1, whole genome shotgun sequence contains:
- the LOC132936680 gene encoding uncharacterized protein LOC132936680, with amino-acid sequence MKRQTVRKCQRTISTDKELFEIERFKKCSKTFIIKNTLDFIDYTLFFNYISEKLIFKLKESCKNTSIKFNLVVDSVYERIITQEVQDIAFKTFNVLACNSSNFKKILNDMFNKLLREETDFTQKGSGWTLKVIETLQLRINIVNPLKGGTYIDLPKHIKDKRAIINVKNSDNKCFKYALLSKFDNRSNKTNFHEKYFKMLELKSSLNFKCVDFPTPISQIPKFERINNISINIYSLNDKKTIFPLYVCNTERNDHFDLFLYNNDETSHYCYIHNFSRLIRSQKTKNCSKLIICKRCFTTFGTQPCKSKLWGVEGLNEHRRNCGKNPLGRPIMFEEGDDDFIYFKGYKKTQRIPFVIYADFECILTPKQPNKFINRRKKQKNQKTHVTHLHEIMSYGFYVKVDYSIISKELVKQFEIPTKVIIYRGKKAAKKFMKNMIDIGNEINKIYQINTPMDKLTDKEEQRFQRTKFCQKCSKHFKNNNLVKVRDHCHFTGKYRQCLCLQCNFEITSPSFVPIFFHNLSYDSHFIIRELGCDDKDIHIIPNSSEKYISFSKEIAPRFSIKFVDTFRFMSESLSKLAANLSEDKLRFRETLKIFSIKSLDLVTRKGVFPYEYVDSWSKLDNAFLPSKLEFYNSLTDEQISDEDYRHAKNVWNTFDVKTLGEYSDLYLKTDVTILADVFENFRDICLSTLRIDPAHYMTAPGFAFDCMLKYTKVKLERLKDYNMLLYFEKSIRGGICQSTKRYAKANIPNIEGLDYNSNEPITWITYLDCVNLYGKSMLTELPFKDFEWVDDLDIDVTKISEDSEVGYILEVDIEYPKHLHKTHNDFPFLPFNECPPNSKVEKLLTTLSPKKNYIVHYKNLKQAISHGLKLVKIHRAIRFSQKKWMASYIEFCTKMRAEAKNEFEKNFWKLLINSVFGKCMENVRARTSIKLVSSEKKANKLMTKTSFKDRTIYSKNLMAIHQHKETIKFDKAIYVGFAILDVSKTFMYDFHYNVMKKRYGTKISSLYSDTDSLIYAIQTTNFFNDLKNDLLPYFDTSNYPKDHYCFSELHKSQPGFFKDELKGIILKEFVSLRPKLYAYKTVDGTEEKKAIGVKKYIIKKHMQFENYKDILHAFINHLSVKDKLTHRVMNFIQSNKHVVQSKTMNKLVLSANDDKRYINDDGINTLAYGHYKLDKLYN